The Pantoea vagans genome contains the following window.
TTTACGCTGATGACGTCGGCACGGTTGATCAATATGCGCAAACTCACCATCGCTATTAATCTTGGCGGCGGCATCGTGCTGATTTTCTTCGCCATCAGTAATTTGGTGCAGCTGGCCATGACCTTAAAGGGATTTTCAACATGATTTCATTAAATGAATTGGGCCCACGCATTTGTATTCTTGGACCTTCAAACAGCGGAAAGTCGACACTGGCCCAAGCTATTGCCAGCAAAGTGAAGCGGCCCATCATTCACCTTGATCAGCTTTATCACTTTCCTGATACGCAGTGGCAAGCGCGCGAAGAAGCTGAATTTCGCGAACTACATCTTAACGCTATCTCCGGAGAAAGCTGGGTAATGGACGGGAATTATGTTCGCACCCTTCCCGAACGATTAACCCGTGCCAGCGGCCTTATTCTGCTTGACCTCCCACCCACCCAGCGATTTGTGCGCTACCTGCGTCGCACTTTGTTTGATGCCCAACGCATCGGTGGCGTTGTGCCCGCTAACCAGCGTGAGCA
Protein-coding sequences here:
- a CDS encoding AAA family ATPase, which encodes MISLNELGPRICILGPSNSGKSTLAQAIASKVKRPIIHLDQLYHFPDTQWQAREEAEFRELHLNAISGESWVMDGNYVRTLPERLTRASGLILLDLPPTQRFVRYLRRTLFDAQRIGGVVPANQREHLTWEMTRYLLLTARSHRQRNQQMFNEWTLPKLLLSSSLEITRAYRYWELIDPQGSSR